One segment of Niabella beijingensis DNA contains the following:
- the mutY gene encoding A/G-specific adenine glycosylase, which translates to MIHSHFSQTLLFWNRTENKRIMPWKGIRDPYKIWLSEIILQQTRVDQGLKYYENFITRFPSVDDLARAEDQEVFKLWEGLGYYSRCKNLILTARKISFERNGRFPDTYEEILKLKGIGPYTAAAIASFAFRLPHAVIDGNVFRVLARIFGIREPIDTTAGKKQFTTLANQLLDKKNPGIYNQAIMDFGAVVCKPAAPECEQCPFNTVCVAYKKELVNLLPVKVKKTAVRTRYFYFFLPAHRNTFPVRERLNRDIWQHLYEFPLIEAAAEMTPEALLRAAVKNGWLEKGAAAAISPVFTQKLSHQLIKSVFVSCRLRAKGTGFNDYRWVKKDLLQTLPFPKTITRYLDNF; encoded by the coding sequence TTGATTCATAGTCACTTTTCACAGACCCTGCTTTTCTGGAACCGGACCGAAAATAAAAGAATCATGCCCTGGAAAGGGATCCGGGACCCTTATAAAATCTGGTTGAGCGAGATTATTTTACAGCAGACACGTGTAGATCAGGGCCTAAAGTATTACGAAAATTTCATTACCCGGTTCCCTTCCGTTGATGATCTTGCCCGTGCGGAAGACCAGGAAGTGTTCAAACTCTGGGAAGGTCTGGGTTATTATTCCCGGTGCAAAAACCTGATCCTCACAGCCCGCAAGATCAGTTTTGAACGAAATGGCCGATTCCCGGACACCTACGAAGAGATCCTGAAGTTAAAGGGCATCGGCCCTTACACGGCGGCTGCGATCGCCTCCTTTGCCTTCCGGCTTCCCCATGCCGTTATCGATGGCAATGTCTTCCGGGTGCTGGCCCGGATCTTTGGCATCCGCGAGCCCATTGATACCACGGCAGGTAAAAAACAGTTCACCACCCTGGCGAACCAACTGCTCGATAAAAAAAATCCCGGGATTTACAACCAGGCAATTATGGACTTTGGTGCAGTGGTTTGCAAGCCTGCAGCTCCGGAATGCGAACAATGCCCTTTTAATACGGTATGTGTTGCTTACAAAAAAGAGCTTGTCAACCTGCTGCCGGTCAAGGTGAAAAAAACGGCAGTACGCACGCGGTATTTTTATTTTTTCCTTCCGGCCCACAGGAATACGTTTCCGGTAAGGGAGCGGCTGAACAGGGATATCTGGCAGCACCTCTACGAATTTCCGCTGATCGAAGCTGCCGCTGAAATGACTCCGGAAGCACTGCTCCGGGCAGCGGTCAAAAACGGATGGCTTGAAAAAGGAGCTGCCGCCGCGATCAGCCCCGTTTTTACCCAGAAACTGAGTCATCAATTGATAAAATCGGTCTTTGTTTCCTGCCGGCTTCGGGCAAAAGGAACCGGTTTTAATGATTACCGATGGGTGAAAAAGGACCTGCTCCAAACATTACCTTTTCCAAAGACCATTACACGTTATCTTGACAATTTCTGA
- a CDS encoding HU family DNA-binding protein → MRKADLVNKISDKTGIPKVDVLVTLETMFKEVKDTLASGENIYIRGFGSFITKKRAAKIGRNIKKNVAVHIPEHYIPAFKPAKEFTAEVKKLVEPKPDAGPGEDADD, encoded by the coding sequence ATGCGAAAAGCAGACTTAGTAAATAAGATCTCCGACAAAACGGGTATCCCCAAGGTCGACGTACTTGTTACATTGGAAACGATGTTCAAGGAAGTTAAAGATACCTTAGCCTCTGGTGAAAATATTTATATCAGAGGGTTTGGCAGTTTTATCACCAAAAAACGAGCTGCTAAAATCGGCAGGAACATAAAAAAGAATGTAGCTGTTCATATACCTGAGCACTATATCCCCGCTTTTAAGCCCGCGAAAGAGTTCACTGCCGAAGTTAAAAAACTCGTTGAACCGAAACCTGACGCAGGTCCGGGCGAAGACGCTGATGATTAG
- a CDS encoding tetratricopeptide repeat protein yields the protein MKKPQIITIVVAAVAVVLLLAFGRTTPRPGAKQASGEAVQEQAAGDHDHANEAGSFSIDTILALSKKELPADQVLRLDLLEQSITRGDVKKQQLDVYHQLAHFWRDTAKAFIPYAWYTAESARLENSEKSLNFAAQIFLNQLPQVENEQTRHWMAEQAKDLFEKTLSVNPANDSAQVGLGATFLYGGLGTPMEGIGKIRAVVEKDSTNVYAQMTLATASLMSGQKQKAQERLETVLRLQPQNIQATLMLGDLYEKDGNKDQAVQWYSKALKLVQRADIKAELEKRIDALKK from the coding sequence TTGAAGAAGCCTCAGATAATAACCATTGTTGTGGCGGCGGTAGCGGTAGTGTTGCTGCTGGCTTTTGGCCGCACCACACCCAGACCCGGAGCCAAGCAGGCTTCCGGCGAAGCTGTGCAGGAGCAGGCTGCGGGTGATCATGATCATGCCAACGAGGCCGGTTCTTTTTCAATTGACACCATCCTTGCATTATCAAAAAAAGAGCTGCCTGCAGATCAGGTGTTACGGCTGGATCTGCTGGAGCAAAGTATTACCCGGGGAGATGTGAAAAAGCAGCAACTTGATGTGTATCATCAACTTGCACATTTCTGGAGGGATACGGCCAAAGCTTTCATACCCTATGCATGGTACACCGCCGAATCTGCGCGGTTGGAAAATTCCGAAAAAAGCCTCAACTTTGCAGCCCAAATATTCCTGAACCAGTTGCCCCAGGTCGAAAATGAGCAGACACGTCATTGGATGGCCGAACAGGCAAAGGACCTGTTTGAGAAGACATTGTCCGTAAATCCGGCAAATGATTCTGCTCAGGTTGGTTTGGGAGCTACCTTCCTTTACGGAGGATTGGGTACTCCTATGGAGGGTATCGGAAAAATAAGAGCTGTTGTAGAAAAAGACAGTACCAACGTTTATGCGCAAATGACCCTGGCCACAGCTTCCCTTATGAGTGGTCAGAAACAGAAAGCGCAGGAACGGCTGGAGACCGTTTTAAGACTGCAGCCGCAGAACATCCAGGCAACCCTGATGCTTGGGGATCTGTATGAAAAGGATGGGAATAAGGATCAGGCAGTGCAATGGTATTCCAAAGCATTGAAGCTGGTTCAACGAGCGGATATTAAAGCTGAACTGGAAAAGCGAATAGACGCATTAAAGAAATAA